In Raphanus sativus cultivar WK10039 unplaced genomic scaffold, ASM80110v3 Scaffold2275, whole genome shotgun sequence, the following proteins share a genomic window:
- the LOC108823943 gene encoding protein WHAT'S THIS FACTOR 9, mitochondrial, with translation MKSIFRTVSPRRQTNRRAFSDAAEETYKFVRDRGLDHAVEREKNLRPLLSIKDLVTSEPSKSLPISVITSRKDSLRVPFRPIEFIRSFPSVFHESLPGGIQPQISLTPETLNLDAEEQLVYASEEYKQGLADRLLKLLMINRINKIPLEILELLKWDLGLPRGYAETVVPEFPDYFRVCRGELELVCWSKEHAVSVLEKKAKEYTKGAPIAFPMKFSNGFVVDKKMKRWIDDWQKLPYISPYENALHLSATSDESDKWAAAVLHEILNLFVSKKVEKDLVLHLGEFMGLRSRFKRVLHNHPGVFYLSSKLRTHTVVLRDGYKRGVLVEGNQLVTSRNRYMKLMSKVKKENSAVSSRKREDKGKVEGGEVCETEAKGEGDDVSGSEVEDEREEDVVVDEDEDDDVVDDDEDQSMKRGRRNSSPRAGRRSFGSQEKPHTRSRAGRRSFGKSGSQEKPRSGRRNKVNLTTEKSS, from the coding sequence ATGAAATCAATCTTCCGCACCGTCTCCCCCCGCCGCCAAACCAACCGCCGCGCCTTCTCCGACGCAGCCGAAGAAACCTACAAATTCGTAAGAGACAGAGGCCTCGACCACGCCGTCGAGAGAGAGAAGAATCTCAGACCCCTCCTCAGCATCAAGGACCTCGTCACATCGGAACCATCCAAATCGCTCCCGATCTCCGTCATCACATCCCGAAAAGACTCCCTCCGAGTCCCCTTCCGTCCGATCGAGTTCATCCGTAGCTTCCCCTCCGTCTTCCACGAGTCCCTCCCCGGAGGCATCCAGCCTCAGATCTCCCTCACGCCGGAGACTCTCAACCTCGACGCCGAGGAGCAGCTTGTCTACGCCAGCGAGGAGTACAAGCAGGGGTTAGCTGACAGGTTGCTGAAACTGCTGATGATCAACAGAATCAACAAGATTCCGTTAGAGATTCTTGAGTTGTTGAAATGGGATTTAGGTTTGCCACGTGGATACGCCGAGACGGTGGTCCCCGAGTTCCCTGATTACTTCAGAGTGTGCAGAGGGGAGCTGGAGCTTGTCTGCTGGAGCAAGGAGCATGCTGTGTCTGTGCTGGAGAAGAAGGCTAAGGAGTATACTAAAGGCGCTCCGATTGCTTTCCCGATGAAGTTCTCTAACGGTTTTGTTGTGgacaagaagatgaagaggtgGATAGATGATTGGCAGAAGCTGCCGTACATCTCTCCTTATGAGAACGCGCTTCATCTCTCGGCGACGAGCGACGAGTCTGATAAGTGGGCGGCGGCGGTTTTGCATGAGATCTTGAATCTTTTTGTCTCCAAGAAGGTTGAGAAGGATTTGGTTTTGCATCTTGGTGAGTTTATGGGGTTGAGGTCGAGGTTTAAGAGGGTTTTGCATAACCATCCTGGTGTTTTTTACTTGTCGAGTAAGCTTAGGACTCACACTGTGGTTCTTAGGGATGGGTACAAGAGGGGAGTGTTGGTGGAGGGGAATCAGTTGGTGACGAGCCGTAACCGTTATATGAAGCTTATGAGTAAGGTTAAGAAAGAGAACAGTGCAGTGTCTAGTAGGAAGAGGGAAGATAAGGGGAAGGTGGAAGGAGGAGAAGTCTGTGAGACTGAGGCAAAGGGTGAGGGTGATGATGTTTCTGGTTCTGAAGTCGAGGATGAACGTGAAGAagatgttgttgttgatgaagacgaggatgatgatgttgttgatgatgatgaagaccaGAGTATGAAACGTGGTCGTAGAAACTCAAGTCCAAGAGCTGGTAGGAGGAGTTTTGGTTCGCAGGAGAAGCCGCATACAAGGTCAAGAGCAGGTAGGAGGAGTTTTGGGAAATCAGGTTCACAGGAGAAGCCACGATCAGGGCGGCGCAACAAGGTCAATTTAACAACAGAGAAGAGTAGCTAA
- the LOC130505436 gene encoding protein DETOXIFICATION 54, producing the protein MEEKNQTDDFSSHKHPTLPQVVEELKELWGMVLPITAMNCLVYVRAVVSVLFLGRLGSLELAGGALSIGFTNITGYSVLVGLASGLEPVCSQAFGSKNWDLLTLSLHRMVVILLIASLPISLLWVNLGPIMLFMGQDPEITATAAEYCLYALPDLLTNTLLQPLRVYLRSQRVTKPMMWCTLAAVAFHVPLNYWLVMVKRWGVPGVATASVVTNLIMVGLLVGYVWASGKLQKRVSGSTVAVAAQSSAVEFFGGLGPLMRVAVPSCLGICLEWWWYEIVTIMGGYLENPKLAVAATGILIQTTSLMYTVPMALAGCVSARVGNELGAGRPYKARLAANVALACAFVIGALNVAWTVILKERWAGLFTGYEPLKVLVASVMPIVGLCELGNCPQTTGCGILRGTGRPAVGAHVNLGSFYFVGTPVAVGLAFWLKIGFSGLWFGLLSAQAACAVSILYAVLARTDWEGESVRAMRLTSLEMGKVGKDEESSSLLLVDDRNGSDEKLSDVL; encoded by the exons ATGGAGGAAAAAAACCAAACAGACGATTTCTCTTCCCATAAACACCCAACTCTCCCTCAAGTCGTAGAGGAGCTAAAAGAACTCTGGGGCATGGTCCTACCGATCACAGCAATGAACTGTCTAGTCTACGTACGCGCCGTCGTCTCCGTCCTCTTCCTCGGCCGTCTCGGTAGCCTCGAGCTCGCCGGAGGAGCTCTCTCGATCGGTTTCACCAACATCACTGGCTACTCCGTCCTCGTGGGCCTCGCCTCTGGTCTCGAGCCCGTGTGTAGCCAAGCCTTCGGTAGCAAGAACTGGGACCTCCTCACGCTCTCTCTCCACCGCATGGTCGTGATTCTCCTGATCGCCTCCCTGCCCATCAGCCTACTCTGGGTCAACCTCGGGCCCATCATGCTGTTCATGGGCCAAGACCCGGAGATAACGGCTACGGCCGCTGAGTACTGTCTCTACGCGCTTCCCGATCTTTTGACTAACACTCTGCTCCAGCCGTTGCGGGTTTACCTGAGGTCGCAGCGGGTGACGAAACCGATGATGTGGTGCACGTTGGCTGCCGTGGCGTTCCACGTGCCGTTGAACTATTGGCTCGTGATGGTGAAGCGATGGGGTGTTCCTGGCGTGGCGACTGCTTCCGTTGTGACGAACTTGATCATGGTTGGGCTTCTGGTGGGCTATGTTTGGGCTAGTGGGAAGCTGCAGAAGAGGGTTAGTGGGTCTACGGTGGCGGTGGCGGCTCAGTCGTCCGCGGTGGAGTTCTTTGGAGGGTTGGGACCGTTGATGAGAGTGGCGGTTCCGAGTTGTTTGGGGATATGTTTGGAGTGGTGGTGGTATGAGATTGTGACTATAATGGGTGGTTACTTGGAGAATCCTAAGCTTGCTGTGGCTGCTACTGGGATTTTGATTCAGACAACAAGTCTTATGTATACTGTTCCTATGGCTTTAGCTGGATGCGTCTCTGCTCGG GTTGGAAACGAGCTCGGTGCAGGTAGACCATACAAGGCGAGACTAGCTGCCAACGTGGCTCTAGCTTGCGCATTTGTGATAGGAGCACTGAATGTGGCTTGGACGGTGATTTTAAAAGAGCGTTGGGCAGGGCTTTTCACTGGATACGAGCCACTCAAGGTGCTGGTCGCTTCGGTTATGCCAATTGTCGGGCTTTGCGAGCTAGGGAACTGTCCGCAGACTACTGGTTGCGGTATTCTAAGAGGGACAGGCCGACCTGCGGTAGGGGCGCATGTGAATCTTGGGTCGTTTTATTTTGTTGGGACGCCTGTGGCCGTTGGACTAGCGTTTTGGTTAAAAATTGGGTTTAGCGGGTTGTGGTTTGGGTTGCTTTCGGCTCAAGCAGCTTGCGCGGTTTCGATATTGTATGCGGTTTTGGCGAGGACTGATTGGGAAGGAGAATCGGTTAGAGCGATGAGGTTGACGAGTTTGGAGATGGGGAAAGTTGGGAAGGATGAAGAGTCCTCGTCGTTGTTGTTGGTGGATGATCGTAATGGGAGTGATGAGAAGTTGAGTGATGTTTTGTAA